In Leptolyngbya sp. SIO1E4, one DNA window encodes the following:
- a CDS encoding LysR family transcriptional regulator — MELRHLRYFVTVAETLHFGQAAERLQLTQPALSKQIAGLEKELEVQLLTRTRRTVQLTAAGQVLLTQARKLLAQVDETVHLVKRTASGEEGTLSLGFTATATSTVLPTLVRRFRDRCPKVELKMQELCTEAQVSALNERKIDVAFLHPPIDERGLKLHPILEEDFVAVLPKQHPLLKYEHIPLVAFSGESLIIHPRQEGPVLYDGFIQLCQQLGFQPNIVKETISLRSRVCLAAAGIGVTFVSESAQAAVGNHDVVCRPLMNCPLKLKFAAAWRQDATAPTVREFLSILLKANEIMFAEGK, encoded by the coding sequence ATGGAACTCCGACACCTGCGTTATTTTGTGACCGTTGCGGAAACGCTCCACTTTGGTCAGGCGGCCGAACGGCTGCAGCTGACCCAACCGGCTTTGAGTAAGCAAATTGCAGGGCTAGAAAAAGAGCTGGAAGTGCAGTTGTTGACGCGAACCAGGCGCACGGTGCAGTTGACCGCTGCTGGCCAGGTTTTGCTGACCCAGGCGAGAAAGCTACTCGCTCAGGTGGATGAGACGGTTCACTTGGTGAAGCGTACAGCGAGTGGGGAGGAAGGAACCTTATCCCTTGGGTTTACAGCGACAGCAACGTCTACGGTATTGCCAACTTTGGTTCGTCGCTTCCGCGATCGCTGCCCCAAGGTTGAGCTGAAGATGCAGGAGCTTTGCACAGAGGCGCAGGTCAGTGCCCTCAATGAGCGCAAAATTGATGTGGCTTTTCTACACCCACCGATTGATGAGCGGGGGCTAAAGCTTCACCCCATTTTGGAAGAAGATTTTGTTGCGGTGCTGCCGAAACAGCACCCCTTATTGAAATATGAGCACATTCCCTTGGTGGCTTTTTCAGGAGAATCATTGATCATTCATCCTCGTCAGGAAGGCCCGGTTCTCTACGATGGATTTATTCAGCTCTGTCAGCAGTTAGGCTTCCAACCCAATATCGTGAAAGAGACAATTTCTCTCCGCTCGCGAGTTTGTTTGGCGGCTGCCGGTATTGGGGTGACGTTTGTATCAGAAAGTGCTCAGGCCGCAGTGGGTAACCATGACGTGGTCTGCAGACCGCTCATGAATTGCCCCCTAAAACTCAAGTTTGCGGCGGCTTGGCGACAAGATGCAACAGCACCCACCGTGCGAGAATTTTTGTCTATTTTGCTGAAAGCAAATGAGATTATGTTTGCTGAAGGCAAATGA